In Candidatus Sedimenticola sp. (ex Thyasira tokunagai), the following proteins share a genomic window:
- a CDS encoding DNA methyltransferase has translation MASSDNKKQKFITLLHELFQLNQPELDFGIYRIMHARKDDINRFVEQDLPSIIADAFQGFASQDKQSIQTELDKAIKAAHEMEMEPDDVPKVKALKEQLTDSLDLGREEGEVYDALITFFSRYYDEGDFVSRRVYKDGTYAIPYNGEEVVLHWANKDQYYIKSSETLRDYSFRLDPDNEENPLRVHFKLVDADPGAQNNVKESETTKRIFVLDAEQPWEEVEGDQGKELNLRFHFRATTANDWTATAKAGATAAASKKPPTQDHCRQMAVERLLGENSELATAWKNGLSQAYTKADGQKADYPILQGQLNNYTKKNTFDYFIHKDLGGFLTRELDFYIKNELLRWEDVAAMKSQPARLAPLLSKIEVIRSIGEKIIVFLAQLEEFQKLLWLKKKFVAESAYCITLDRVPESLFTQIALNPHQKIQWQDLGFIEPETEITEEYLTSHKNLIIDTALFDMEFQAELLSLLNDLDDQCDGILIHSDNFQALNLIRDKYREQTKCIYLDPPYNTAVSSIPYKNDYKHSSWGTLMHDRMWLIKDLMKTDGAIFVSIDKAERTILEYAMDEVFGRENKVEELIWIQNTNDGRSPTYSTNHEYVEVYSKHKDAVENDVEMFREPKPGYFEVMDLVRELNPQYPALTEVQAAILALYEQHKFDYREEVDSQGMDWKIEKRNDPWKGLYNYKFAEYRDKVIPPRNSGVYK, from the coding sequence ATGGCCTCTAGCGACAATAAAAAACAGAAGTTCATAACCCTGCTGCATGAGCTGTTCCAGCTCAACCAGCCGGAATTGGACTTCGGTATCTACCGCATCATGCATGCCCGCAAGGACGATATTAATCGTTTTGTTGAGCAGGACCTGCCCAGTATCATCGCCGATGCCTTTCAGGGTTTCGCGAGCCAGGACAAGCAGTCCATCCAAACCGAGCTCGACAAAGCCATTAAGGCCGCTCACGAGATGGAGATGGAGCCGGATGATGTGCCCAAAGTGAAGGCACTCAAGGAGCAGTTGACTGACAGTCTGGATCTGGGCCGCGAAGAGGGCGAAGTCTACGATGCCCTCATCACCTTTTTCAGTCGCTACTACGACGAGGGCGATTTCGTCTCCCGCCGCGTCTACAAGGATGGCACCTATGCCATTCCCTACAACGGTGAAGAGGTGGTGCTGCACTGGGCCAACAAGGACCAGTACTACATCAAATCCTCAGAGACCCTGCGCGACTACAGTTTCCGCCTCGACCCCGACAACGAAGAGAACCCTCTGCGTGTTCACTTCAAACTGGTGGATGCCGACCCCGGCGCGCAGAACAATGTAAAGGAGAGCGAGACCACCAAGCGGATCTTCGTGCTCGATGCTGAACAGCCCTGGGAAGAGGTTGAGGGCGACCAGGGGAAAGAGCTCAATCTTCGCTTCCACTTCCGTGCCACCACCGCCAATGACTGGACTGCCACCGCCAAGGCTGGTGCCACAGCCGCTGCCTCCAAGAAGCCTCCCACACAAGATCACTGCCGTCAGATGGCGGTGGAACGACTATTGGGTGAGAACAGCGAACTGGCTACTGCCTGGAAAAATGGCCTCAGCCAGGCCTACACCAAGGCCGACGGTCAGAAGGCCGACTATCCTATCCTCCAGGGCCAGCTCAACAACTACACCAAGAAGAACACCTTCGACTACTTCATCCACAAAGATCTGGGCGGCTTCCTGACCCGTGAGCTCGATTTCTACATCAAGAACGAACTGCTGCGTTGGGAAGATGTGGCGGCGATGAAGAGCCAGCCAGCTCGATTGGCGCCGTTGCTTTCGAAAATCGAGGTAATCCGTAGCATTGGCGAGAAGATTATTGTCTTTTTGGCACAGCTTGAAGAGTTTCAAAAGCTACTGTGGCTAAAGAAAAAGTTTGTTGCCGAATCAGCCTACTGCATCACGCTTGATAGAGTTCCAGAATCATTATTCACACAAATCGCCTTAAATCCTCACCAGAAAATACAGTGGCAGGATCTTGGTTTCATTGAGCCAGAGACTGAAATAACCGAGGAATACTTAACATCCCATAAGAATCTTATTATCGATACCGCCCTGTTTGATATGGAATTTCAAGCTGAACTGCTCTCCTTACTCAATGACCTAGATGATCAATGCGACGGCATTCTCATTCATTCAGATAATTTTCAGGCGCTAAACCTGATTCGAGACAAGTATCGAGAGCAAACAAAATGTATATATCTTGATCCACCCTATAATACTGCTGTCAGTTCAATTCCGTATAAAAATGATTATAAGCATTCGTCATGGGGCACTTTAATGCATGACCGTATGTGGTTAATTAAGGATTTGATGAAAACTGACGGAGCTATCTTTGTCAGCATCGATAAGGCAGAAAGAACTATTCTCGAATATGCAATGGATGAAGTGTTCGGGAGAGAGAATAAGGTCGAAGAGCTCATTTGGATTCAAAACACCAACGATGGCAGATCCCCCACATATTCTACAAACCACGAATACGTAGAGGTTTATTCAAAACATAAAGACGCTGTCGAGAATGACGTCGAAATGTTTCGCGAGCCAAAGCCTGGGTATTTTGAGGTCATGGACCTTGTTAGGGAACTAAATCCCCAATATCCAGCTTTAACTGAAGTTCAAGCAGCTATTCTAGCTTTATATGAACAGCATAAATTCGACTATCGTGAAGAGGTAGATTCACAAGGAATGGATTGGAAAATTGAAAAAAGAAATGATCCATGGAAGGGGCTCTACAATTACAAATTTGCAGAATATCGTGATAAGGTAATCCCCCCGAGAAATAGTGGCGTTTATAAGTAG
- a CDS encoding Fic family protein: protein MKPFAPEKPYNDLPPLPPTAELETRAVLKLCIEARAELAELKQLGESLPNPAVLINAIPLLEAQASSEIENIVTTSDRLFRFAEVGNNQIDADTKEALRYRTALYQGYQMLERRPLSTGVAVEVCSIIKDARLNIRRTPGTQLINDRTGEVIYTPPEGEALLRDKLANWERFLHQEEDIDPLVRMAAAHYQFEAIHPFTDGNGRTGRVLNLLYLVEQGLLNQPTLYLSGHINRTKADYYRLLLEVTTDERWEEWMLYMLDAIRQTAIWTGDKIRAAQALLEHTVQHVQKNATNIYSRELVEQLFVQPYCRIANLVDSGIAKRQTASVYLKLLCDIGVLEEHKVGREKLFLHPRFLTLLTRDNNEFEPYRK, encoded by the coding sequence ATGAAGCCATTTGCGCCAGAGAAACCCTACAACGATCTTCCACCCCTGCCTCCCACCGCAGAGCTGGAAACCCGCGCCGTGCTCAAGCTCTGCATCGAGGCGCGCGCAGAATTGGCCGAACTCAAACAGTTAGGGGAAAGCCTGCCCAACCCGGCGGTGCTGATCAACGCCATCCCGTTGTTGGAGGCCCAGGCCAGTTCCGAGATCGAGAATATCGTCACCACCTCTGACCGTCTGTTCCGCTTTGCCGAAGTAGGCAACAACCAGATCGATGCCGACACCAAAGAGGCTCTTCGGTATCGCACGGCGCTCTACCAAGGCTACCAGATGCTTGAACGGCGGCCGCTGAGCACGGGAGTTGCCGTTGAGGTGTGCAGCATCATCAAGGATGCCAGGCTCAACATTCGCCGAACCCCCGGCACGCAACTGATTAACGACCGCACCGGCGAGGTGATCTACACCCCGCCCGAAGGCGAAGCCCTGCTGCGGGACAAGCTCGCCAACTGGGAGCGCTTCCTGCACCAAGAAGAGGATATCGATCCCCTGGTACGCATGGCTGCTGCCCACTACCAGTTCGAGGCCATTCACCCCTTTACCGATGGTAACGGTCGTACCGGTCGTGTCCTCAACCTGCTCTACCTGGTGGAACAGGGGCTGCTCAACCAGCCGACACTCTACCTCTCCGGTCATATCAACCGCACCAAGGCCGATTACTACCGCCTGTTGCTGGAAGTGACCACGGATGAGCGCTGGGAAGAGTGGATGCTCTACATGCTGGACGCGATTCGCCAGACCGCCATCTGGACCGGTGACAAGATCCGCGCCGCACAGGCCCTGCTGGAACACACCGTTCAGCACGTGCAGAAAAACGCCACAAACATCTACAGCCGCGAGTTGGTGGAACAGCTCTTTGTGCAGCCCTATTGCCGAATTGCCAACCTGGTCGATAGCGGTATTGCCAAGCGGCAGACCGCATCAGTCTACCTGAAGCTGCTCTGCGATATCGGCGTATTGGAAGAACACAAGGTCGGGCGTGAAAAGCTTTTCCTGCACCCCCGATTTTTAACGCTGCTCACCCGCGACAACAACGAATTTGAACCCTACAGAAAATAA
- a CDS encoding SNF2-related protein translates to MVDNKILRQNAGLTAFHAKYFAWELTRRRRGDDVDRISQSLFDASVDLNPHQIDAALFALGNPLAKGVVLADEVGLGKTIEAALVLCQYWAERRRRLLVICPAALRKQWATELEEKFHLPTQILDAKTWKNLQKGGIYNPLDQDQISIMSLHFAARMQDKLSGIPWDLAVIDEAHKLRNAHRDSHQTGQAIKKGLAGCRKLLLTATPLQNSLLELFGLSTVIDQHLFGDAVSFRSQYMRGEENLPALRRRLSEFITRTLRRDVLEYVRYTERKPITIPFTPGEDEQRLYDLVSAYLQREETYGFPVRQRHLIGLVLRKLLASSTRAVINTLETIHGRLSVLLEGKTLEDDWLDRLISDEEVDDELGEDALDEAAEEPEDYQSKTNDDREIDLVALRGEIAELEHYINLAHSIKEDEKSHALLKALQIGFDSMAQMGAPRKAVIFTESRRTQDYLAHFLEAHGHAGKVVTFSGTNNSAAVTGIYHRWLKDHAGSDRISGSPAVDKRTAIIDHFRESGEILIATEAAAEGVNLQFCALVVNYDLPWNPQRVEQRIGRCHRYGQVFDVVVINFLNRRNEADRRVLELLSEKFHLFDGVFGASDEILGRIESGVDFEQRIAAIYDTCRTPEEIQAAFAALQKELETSIEARMRETEQKLLEHFDADIHELLKVTRKRAEESLDRIARLFWLLTRYILADTASFDNDALVFNLINSPCHGAPSGDYQLIRKGEAAPEHAHLYRLSHPLGEYVLDHGRRLDTPQATLYFDLSGHPYKVSVLEGLTSKSGWLELNLLELHSFEKEEHLVFTALSDSDELLDQDACVRLFGLEAETTQINDVPIPPNLSSTAERQIEATLARALDENDQYFQREREKLENWADDQLLAAEQILQDTKNRLRDSKRRARLSETVEEQKQLQEEIKNLVRRQRRQRQEIFDVEDEIEAKRDQLIDALEQRMKQKTLVHFLFRIRWEIV, encoded by the coding sequence ATGGTAGATAACAAGATTCTGCGACAGAATGCTGGCCTTACAGCATTTCACGCTAAGTATTTTGCCTGGGAACTTACCCGCCGCCGCCGGGGCGACGATGTTGATCGCATTTCCCAATCACTGTTTGATGCCAGTGTCGATCTCAATCCTCACCAGATCGATGCCGCTCTCTTTGCCCTTGGTAACCCCCTGGCTAAGGGCGTGGTTCTTGCGGACGAAGTCGGTCTCGGTAAAACGATTGAAGCTGCGTTGGTACTTTGCCAATACTGGGCTGAACGTCGGCGTCGGTTGTTGGTTATCTGCCCTGCAGCACTTCGCAAACAGTGGGCGACCGAACTCGAAGAGAAGTTTCACCTCCCAACGCAAATTCTAGATGCTAAAACCTGGAAGAATCTCCAAAAAGGCGGCATCTACAATCCGCTTGACCAGGACCAAATCAGCATCATGTCGCTCCATTTTGCGGCGCGCATGCAAGACAAACTTAGCGGTATCCCCTGGGATCTGGCAGTTATTGATGAAGCGCACAAACTACGAAATGCCCATCGCGACAGTCACCAGACAGGGCAAGCCATAAAGAAAGGGCTTGCGGGCTGCCGAAAACTTCTGCTGACCGCTACACCACTACAAAACTCCTTGCTTGAGCTGTTCGGGCTATCAACGGTCATCGATCAGCATCTGTTTGGTGATGCTGTCAGTTTCCGTAGTCAATACATGCGTGGTGAAGAAAATCTGCCCGCCCTACGTCGCCGACTCAGCGAATTCATAACACGAACCCTTCGCCGTGATGTGCTGGAGTATGTGCGTTATACCGAGCGCAAGCCGATCACCATTCCCTTCACCCCGGGGGAGGATGAGCAACGACTGTACGATCTGGTTTCTGCCTACCTGCAACGAGAAGAAACCTACGGCTTTCCGGTTCGCCAGCGCCACCTCATCGGCTTGGTGTTGCGTAAGCTACTCGCATCATCCACCCGAGCCGTTATCAATACGCTTGAAACCATCCATGGACGACTGAGCGTGCTATTGGAAGGAAAGACGCTCGAAGACGACTGGCTGGATCGATTAATTTCAGATGAAGAGGTCGATGATGAACTTGGTGAAGACGCACTGGATGAGGCAGCAGAGGAGCCTGAAGACTACCAATCCAAGACAAATGATGACCGTGAAATCGACCTAGTCGCACTTCGGGGAGAGATAGCCGAACTTGAGCACTACATCAATCTTGCCCACAGCATTAAAGAGGATGAGAAATCACACGCCTTGCTAAAGGCGCTGCAGATTGGTTTCGATAGCATGGCCCAGATGGGGGCGCCGCGAAAAGCGGTGATCTTTACCGAATCGCGCCGCACCCAGGACTATCTGGCTCACTTTCTGGAGGCCCATGGGCATGCAGGAAAGGTTGTCACTTTCTCAGGCACCAACAACTCAGCAGCAGTTACCGGCATCTACCATCGCTGGCTAAAGGATCATGCCGGCAGTGACAGGATTTCTGGCAGTCCAGCTGTAGACAAGCGCACCGCCATCATCGATCATTTTCGCGAAAGCGGCGAGATTCTGATTGCCACCGAAGCGGCAGCCGAAGGTGTGAATTTACAATTCTGCGCCCTGGTAGTGAACTACGATCTGCCCTGGAACCCCCAACGGGTCGAGCAACGTATAGGTCGTTGTCATCGCTATGGACAGGTATTCGACGTCGTCGTCATTAATTTTCTCAACCGCCGTAACGAAGCAGACCGCCGTGTCCTCGAATTGCTCTCAGAAAAGTTTCATCTGTTCGACGGTGTTTTTGGTGCCTCCGATGAGATTCTCGGGCGTATCGAATCCGGCGTCGATTTCGAACAACGCATAGCGGCTATCTACGACACATGCCGTACTCCCGAAGAGATCCAAGCTGCTTTTGCGGCTCTGCAAAAGGAGCTGGAGACATCTATCGAAGCGCGCATGCGGGAAACCGAGCAGAAGCTGCTTGAACACTTTGATGCCGACATACACGAGCTGCTCAAGGTCACGCGCAAACGCGCTGAGGAGAGTCTGGACCGAATCGCCAGACTATTCTGGCTGCTCACACGCTACATCCTGGCCGACACTGCCAGCTTCGACAATGACGCCCTCGTCTTTAACCTGATCAACTCGCCTTGTCATGGTGCCCCTTCAGGTGATTACCAACTCATTCGAAAGGGCGAAGCCGCCCCAGAACACGCCCACCTCTACCGGCTATCTCACCCTCTTGGGGAGTATGTGCTAGACCACGGCCGTCGTCTCGACACCCCACAGGCAACTCTGTACTTCGATTTGAGTGGACACCCCTACAAGGTCTCTGTTTTGGAGGGGCTGACGTCTAAATCCGGTTGGCTTGAGCTCAACCTTCTCGAACTGCACAGCTTCGAGAAGGAAGAACATCTGGTGTTCACCGCCCTTAGCGACAGTGACGAACTACTCGACCAAGATGCATGCGTTCGACTATTCGGCCTTGAAGCGGAAACCACTCAGATCAACGATGTACCCATCCCTCCAAACCTTTCAAGTACTGCTGAAAGGCAGATTGAAGCCACCTTGGCACGGGCTCTGGACGAAAACGACCAGTACTTCCAACGTGAGCGCGAAAAGCTTGAAAACTGGGCGGATGATCAGCTCCTTGCGGCCGAGCAAATCCTGCAAGATACCAAAAATCGCCTGCGTGATAGCAAGCGCCGAGCCCGTCTTTCCGAAACAGTTGAAGAACAAAAGCAGCTACAGGAAGAGATAAAGAACCTGGTGCGCCGCCAGCGTCGCCAACGGCAAGAGATCTTTGACGTGGAAGATGAGATTGAAGCCAAACGGGATCAGCTCATCGATGCCCTGGAACAACGCATGAAACAGAAGACCCTAGTGCATTTTCTCTTTCGTATTCGGTGGGAAATCGTATAA
- a CDS encoding DUF429 domain-containing protein, with translation MNVYGIDFTSRPTHKKPITCIECTLDGRHLTAHKLHEWQSFLDFEAALKRQGPWIAGIDLPFGQARRFIETIGWPDTWPGYVDHVKQMDRKGFRTILDNYRKNRPDGDKEHRRATDIAAGSISPQKLYGTPVGLMFFEGVPRIKDAGVTIPGLQQGDPKRVVVEAYPGILARTLIGRQSYKQDTKAKQTPEQHQARAALLSSIFAGGVLGSHGITVEAPDTLADDPGADHLDALLCAIQAAWAWTQQDNNYGLPISVDPLEGWIAAPNIQ, from the coding sequence ATGAACGTCTACGGCATTGATTTCACTAGCCGCCCTACTCACAAAAAACCGATCACTTGTATCGAATGCACCCTGGATGGCAGACATCTCACAGCACACAAGTTACATGAGTGGCAGAGTTTTTTAGATTTTGAGGCTGCTTTAAAAAGGCAAGGTCCGTGGATCGCCGGGATCGACCTTCCATTCGGGCAGGCCCGGCGATTCATTGAAACGATCGGCTGGCCAGACACCTGGCCGGGCTACGTGGATCACGTCAAACAGATGGACCGCAAAGGTTTCCGAACCATTCTCGACAACTACCGCAAGAATCGCCCGGATGGGGACAAAGAGCATCGACGTGCCACCGATATCGCTGCCGGATCCATCAGCCCACAGAAGCTGTATGGTACACCGGTCGGTCTCATGTTCTTTGAGGGTGTACCAAGAATCAAAGATGCCGGAGTCACTATTCCTGGCCTACAACAAGGTGACCCAAAGAGAGTGGTTGTCGAAGCCTACCCAGGGATTCTGGCCCGTACCCTGATTGGCCGACAAAGCTACAAACAAGACACCAAGGCGAAACAAACCCCTGAACAACACCAGGCCCGAGCCGCCCTGCTCTCGTCCATCTTTGCTGGCGGTGTACTGGGTAGCCACGGCATCACTGTCGAAGCCCCCGACACACTGGCCGACGACCCCGGTGCGGACCATCTGGATGCACTACTCTGCGCCATCCAAGCCGCATGGGCATGGACACAGCAAGACAACAACTACGGCCTACCGATATCGGTCGATCCGCTAGAGGGCTGGATTGCCGCCCCTAATATCCAATGA
- a CDS encoding helix-turn-helix transcriptional regulator, whose protein sequence is MDHKLDFSTSPSAAIAAALCKRLEEIRLSKNISQAELAKQAGVSRSTMTRIADGQSISLDSFIRVVKALGLADHLAALLPDPEVRPVELVRHEGKHRRRASGKRKAPEPWSWGDEEDDS, encoded by the coding sequence ATGGATCATAAACTCGATTTTTCTACTAGCCCCAGCGCAGCCATTGCGGCGGCGCTCTGCAAGCGCCTGGAAGAAATTCGTCTGAGCAAGAACATCAGTCAGGCAGAGCTTGCCAAGCAAGCCGGTGTATCTCGTAGCACTATGACGCGTATTGCCGACGGCCAGAGCATCTCTCTCGACTCCTTCATCCGCGTCGTCAAAGCACTGGGACTAGCCGATCACTTAGCCGCCCTCCTACCAGACCCTGAGGTTCGCCCAGTGGAACTTGTGCGCCACGAGGGTAAGCATCGCCGTCGCGCTAGCGGCAAACGCAAGGCACCTGAACCTTGGTCTTGGGGTGACGAGGAAGATGACTCGTGA
- a CDS encoding type II toxin-antitoxin system HipA family toxin, which produces MSTTASVLLWGRNIGAVTWLDEREIAVFQYTPAFAGSRIQVAPLTMLLQEAPYEFPALARETFHGLPGLLADSLPDKFGNRLIDAWLATRGRSTGSLNPVERLCYTGSRGMGALEFKPTIKDAPSKSHRIKIEALVDLANRVLDERISLEGKFAGQDDQRAIEDILRVGTSAGGARAKAVLSWNPRTGEFRSGQAPVSKGFSHWLMKFDGVHGNRDKELADPQGFGRIEYAYSLMARNAGITMEECRLHEEGGRAHFMTKRFDRTDKGEKLHMQSLGSMRHYDFNQAGAYAYEQAIETIQLLSLPMEDIEQQVRRAFLNILARNHDDHVKNIAFLMDKQGQWHLSPAFDVAYSYNPSGAWTSRHQMSLNGKRDDFQVEDLVAFAQTAGLKRAKAKALLREVANSVKEWGEYSKIAEVSTNDRKRIAKTFRLDLAP; this is translated from the coding sequence GTGAGCACAACTGCGAGCGTGCTGTTATGGGGCCGCAATATCGGTGCTGTTACCTGGCTCGACGAACGCGAAATTGCGGTCTTTCAATACACACCAGCATTCGCCGGCTCGAGAATACAAGTAGCACCGTTGACCATGCTATTGCAGGAAGCACCTTACGAATTCCCCGCCCTCGCGCGCGAAACCTTTCATGGCCTGCCAGGCCTGCTGGCCGATTCGCTGCCAGACAAATTCGGTAACAGGCTTATCGATGCCTGGCTGGCAACCCGGGGACGCTCAACGGGCAGCCTAAATCCTGTCGAACGTCTCTGTTATACCGGCTCTCGCGGCATGGGGGCGCTCGAGTTCAAGCCTACTATCAAGGACGCCCCCTCGAAATCGCACAGAATTAAAATCGAAGCATTGGTTGATCTGGCTAACCGCGTACTTGATGAACGCATTAGCCTTGAAGGAAAATTTGCAGGTCAGGACGACCAACGCGCGATTGAGGACATTCTTCGTGTCGGCACATCGGCCGGCGGCGCCAGGGCAAAAGCCGTCCTCTCCTGGAACCCTCGCACCGGCGAGTTCCGCTCAGGTCAGGCTCCGGTAAGCAAGGGGTTTAGTCACTGGCTTATGAAGTTCGACGGTGTACACGGCAATCGTGACAAGGAACTAGCTGATCCACAAGGATTCGGCCGGATCGAATACGCCTACTCACTGATGGCGCGAAATGCCGGCATTACTATGGAAGAGTGCCGCCTGCACGAAGAAGGCGGGCGCGCCCATTTTATGACCAAACGTTTCGATCGCACGGACAAGGGCGAAAAACTTCATATGCAATCGCTTGGGTCGATGCGACATTACGACTTTAACCAGGCAGGTGCCTACGCATATGAGCAGGCAATCGAAACGATCCAGTTGTTATCACTGCCGATGGAAGATATCGAGCAACAGGTTCGCCGAGCTTTCCTCAATATCCTTGCCCGTAATCACGACGATCACGTTAAGAACATCGCCTTTCTCATGGATAAGCAAGGTCAGTGGCACCTCTCCCCGGCATTCGACGTTGCCTACTCCTACAATCCTAGCGGCGCCTGGACCAGCCGACATCAAATGAGCCTGAACGGGAAACGTGATGACTTTCAGGTTGAGGATCTGGTCGCCTTTGCGCAAACGGCCGGTTTAAAGAGAGCCAAAGCAAAAGCACTCCTGCGGGAGGTTGCCAATTCGGTGAAAGAGTGGGGGGAATATTCCAAGATCGCAGAAGTTTCTACGAACGATAGGAAACGTATCGCAAAAACCTTCCGTTTAGACCTGGCCCCTTGA
- a CDS encoding EAL domain-containing protein yields the protein MATTQARAHFKKDTAFRRWATLHGRLYVPVGKHYQPEPLLADIPERDITTPSGLQLSLINPARIIRQLDEKFSDLYGVSGRISSLTPLRPGNQPDAWEKKALEAFQRGVKEVTEFTEINGEPHLRLMQPLTMTEGCLLCHKKQGYKLGDTGGGVGIVLPMRELLAVERGELREEGVLFSLIWLLGVCGIALGYFYLQHQVKLRRTASEAVISSEKRKGSIMEAALDCIVTIDSKGRILEFNPAAEKTFGYQREQVVGQQMAELLVPPGLREHHRSGMKHHMETGEYNLLGNRVETTAMRSDGSEFPAEITVSRIDLGDEILFTAYIRDITAAQYLTEQLSYQASHDSLTSLINRHTFEQHLKELTKSSSSQQHHCLLYIDLDRFKVINDSSGHAAGDELLRQLSLILLESVRASDLLARLGGDEFGLLLERCSLEKGEKIASTILDQIRNYRFHWQDKIFTIGASIGLVPMSDLGVSHSELLSAADAACYRAKEEGRNQVYVYQPDDEELAQRRGEMGWISHIQTAFEEGRFQLYKQDIQPISGREAGDRLHYEILLRMLDRGGEVITPGQFIPAAERYQFMPTIDRWVIKNTFSYLASLDDLEEKVALCSINLSGCSITDLTCASFIEEQLVEYGIPPGIICFEVTETTAISNLSKAIRFMERLHTTGCLFALDDFGSGMSSFGYLKNLPVDFLKIDGEFVRDMVSDDISRAMVRSINEIGQVMGKKTIAEYVENREIMAQLRVLGVDYAQGYAVHKPEPLTVPMV from the coding sequence ATGGCCACCACACAGGCCAGAGCCCACTTCAAGAAAGACACCGCCTTCCGCCGCTGGGCAACCCTACACGGACGTCTCTATGTTCCCGTGGGCAAGCACTATCAGCCGGAACCTCTGCTCGCCGATATTCCGGAACGGGACATCACCACACCCTCCGGGTTGCAGCTTTCGCTGATCAATCCCGCCCGAATTATCCGCCAGTTGGATGAGAAATTCAGTGATCTCTACGGTGTTTCCGGGCGAATCAGCAGTCTGACTCCCCTGAGGCCGGGCAATCAGCCCGATGCCTGGGAAAAAAAGGCGCTGGAGGCCTTTCAGCGCGGTGTCAAAGAGGTAACCGAGTTCACCGAGATTAACGGTGAGCCCCATCTGCGTCTGATGCAGCCGTTGACAATGACGGAGGGGTGTCTGCTCTGTCATAAGAAGCAAGGATACAAGTTGGGCGACACGGGTGGTGGCGTCGGTATTGTGCTCCCCATGCGGGAACTGCTTGCAGTGGAACGGGGGGAACTCCGGGAGGAGGGTGTGCTTTTTTCCCTGATCTGGCTGCTGGGAGTCTGTGGTATCGCACTTGGTTACTTCTACCTGCAGCATCAAGTGAAGCTGCGCCGCACAGCCAGTGAGGCTGTGATTTCCAGTGAAAAGCGCAAGGGCAGCATTATGGAGGCGGCCCTGGACTGTATCGTCACTATCGATTCCAAGGGGCGGATTCTGGAATTCAATCCGGCTGCAGAAAAAACCTTCGGCTATCAACGGGAGCAGGTTGTAGGCCAACAGATGGCCGAACTCCTGGTTCCTCCTGGACTGCGGGAACACCACCGCAGCGGAATGAAGCATCATATGGAAACGGGTGAATACAACCTGCTGGGTAACCGGGTGGAGACTACAGCCATGCGGTCCGACGGCTCTGAGTTTCCTGCAGAGATCACCGTAAGCCGTATCGATCTGGGTGACGAGATACTGTTCACTGCCTACATTCGGGATATTACAGCGGCCCAGTACCTTACGGAACAGCTCTCCTACCAAGCCAGTCATGACAGCCTGACCAGCCTGATCAATCGTCACACCTTCGAACAGCACCTCAAGGAATTGACAAAGAGCAGCAGTTCACAGCAACACCACTGCCTGCTCTACATCGATCTGGATCGGTTCAAGGTGATCAATGACAGCAGCGGCCACGCGGCGGGAGACGAACTGTTACGCCAGTTGAGCCTGATTCTGCTCGAGAGTGTTCGAGCCAGTGATCTGCTGGCCCGCCTGGGAGGTGACGAATTTGGACTACTGCTGGAGCGTTGTTCGCTGGAGAAGGGTGAGAAAATAGCCTCCACCATTCTCGATCAGATCAGAAACTACCGCTTCCATTGGCAGGACAAAATCTTCACCATCGGTGCCAGTATTGGCCTGGTGCCCATGAGCGACCTGGGAGTGAGTCACTCTGAACTGCTGAGTGCAGCGGATGCTGCCTGCTATAGGGCGAAGGAAGAGGGGCGTAACCAAGTCTATGTCTATCAACCTGATGATGAAGAGCTGGCTCAGCGTCGCGGAGAGATGGGTTGGATCAGCCATATTCAAACCGCCTTCGAAGAGGGACGCTTCCAGCTATATAAACAGGACATACAACCGATCAGTGGGCGCGAGGCGGGAGATAGACTTCACTATGAGATTCTGCTGCGCATGCTGGACCGAGGGGGTGAGGTCATCACTCCCGGCCAGTTCATCCCGGCGGCGGAGCGTTACCAGTTCATGCCGACCATCGATCGCTGGGTGATCAAGAACACCTTCAGCTACCTCGCCTCACTGGACGATCTTGAAGAAAAGGTGGCTCTTTGCAGCATCAATCTGTCGGGTTGTTCCATTACTGATCTCACCTGCGCCTCCTTCATTGAAGAGCAGTTGGTGGAATATGGCATTCCCCCAGGCATCATCTGTTTCGAAGTCACAGAAACCACGGCGATCAGTAATCTATCCAAGGCCATTCGCTTTATGGAGCGGCTGCATACCACCGGTTGCCTGTTTGCCCTGGATGATTTCGGTAGTGGCATGTCCTCCTTTGGTTACCTGAAAAACCTGCCGGTGGATTTCCTGAAGATTGATGGTGAATTCGTTAGAGACATGGTCAGTGACGACATCAGCCGCGCCATGGTCCGCTCCATCAACGAGATCGGCCAGGTCATGGGCAAGAAGACCATCGCAGAATACGTGGAAAACCGCGAGATCATGGCGCAACTCAGAGTGCTTGGGGTTGATTACGCCCAGGGCTATGCTGTGCATAAACCCGAACCACTAACAGTTCCTATGGTTTAA